In the Salvelinus fontinalis isolate EN_2023a chromosome 34, ASM2944872v1, whole genome shotgun sequence genome, one interval contains:
- the LOC129833288 gene encoding fas-binding factor 1 homolog isoform X7 — translation MLQQRNLQAKQKKGQKSSIDDMLGDLLGDDDFPVKAKVPAREAGRLGPPLPSRSGKRSLLGDDDFFSKLAEEAEKDEGSDVSEADPTALLESMKDIDDMDADLFRSKKKPSSAPAQSKGSGIGGPTKNPPKSGNKLKGGEISDELHIEEKKPSSAPASTARGYQRFSFTDDDDVLAPTTDTKENKNEPKITKKAPTEKSVLPPDSPIIKKKETASPAPVAKKRDELMFDDDEDDLMDALGFGESPKESPKKNETVLIPKNESSSEPPQRARTRLDEILGRGTSPRLLERPPTGERKDPPQQQQEKQKHHQETPTTKDPFLEEDLTFGSYQPTLVTTPEGRHSRRQSVRFSTEDNSASSPEKKPKPITPTTLTPTFPRPAADWLGLSQDDDEQEEEPPPVPEPLKTPSSSVGSKPSSSGNRIPQPSTETPNTSFKSPKPVGPSVEVSGSQKDEEDWLSGALSRKKTQSSTQSEEKRTTQEDFLGFGDEVDLESFLSKRGSSPASRRKDASTPNKEPGDSPLPREPSHRQPSPTAHSTPVREDQFRPAVSARVGFYPDQTPDPSPLPTSATISFPLPQQYHPPALQDHTEPGWPSQAELSCNYPAQPWQSMSGPMPHAMMPGSMRLPQQSQMQNTAPVVQPQVSLSANSLQQLLLQQQQLESQLLGLGGAADVAGLQRQKRETEKQNGHLALQARIIKLEGQVRSLQQELDQNQMLLESVQQRHKQDTELMENTHRARVKLLDDSAAQREARARQECEDLAERLATVTRIAEQERMELQAKHQRRLAQTQQDRDREVERLRDLQRKSILEMKKDHEDQVQRLKRLKDEEIDAVTSATSQTRSLTVVIEQMEHFSHRLGDLSSRVESTHENTAQGLEQGARQRDEQLRVMQDRLGQQQRAMAEERTRLKEVIAKMDTQLAEQQRQLEKVRSHSEERWRVNAEQAKADSSQRGLDEERRSLTQHISMEREELERAKSALLEEQQQVMQRCAEERRKLAAEWTQFHTQEKQRQDRAEREASRALERDAHREGSIISMAQEQVDLKLRAGELKQHEAAVAREREALERQREELDKEKERLSGTGLQLKTRAQEVEAFSKLASEKYIEGEKALQESRHVETEHQTRLRSIHSQMERLRQQEQHLHQVNKWGVYQPISHHTSGMVPERRKMTEQLREMERLKHSLPITPFPQSMDPIFTEFRPVLAVPQMASTKAVRQPSPQFSSPDSTELQARLALLRHTAEKDRDFLQDEQFFLDALKKAPYNSAFHTD, via the exons ATGCTACAACAGAGGAACCTGCAG GCTAAACAGAAGAAAGGACAGAAGA GTTCAATTGATGACATGTTAGGAGACCTGTTGGGAGATGATG ATTTCCCAGTGAAGGCCAAAGTTCCGGCCCGTGAAGCAGGCAGACTAGGACCTCCTCTACCATCACGCAGTGGAAAACG CTCACTATTGGGCGACGACGACTTCTTCAGCAAACTGGCTGAAGAAGCGGAAAAAGATGAG GGCTCTGATGTTTCTGAGGCTGATCCCACAGCCTTACTGGAGAGCATGAAG GACATAGATGATATGGACGCTGATCTCTTTAGATCAAAGAAAAAGCCCAGTTCAGCCCCAGCTCAGAGTAAAGGCTCCGGCATTGGAGGACCTACGAAAAATCCTCCTAAATCAGGAAACAAGTTAAAAGGAGGAGAAATCTCAGATGAGCTACACATTGAGGAGAAGAAGCCAAGTTCTGCTCCTGCATCGACAGCACGTGGCTACCAGAGGTTCAGTTTCACTG ATGATGATGACGTTCTTGCCCCAACAACTGACACAAAAG AAAACAAAAATGAGCCAAAAATCACCAAAAAAGCTCCTACAGAGAAATCAGTGCTGCCCCCAGACTCCCCTATCATAAAGAAAAAAGAAACAG CCTCACCAGCTCCAGTTGCAAAAAAGCGGGACGAGCTTAtgtttgatgatgatgaggatgacctAATGGATGcattggggtttggggagagtcCCAAAGAGAGCCCTAAGAAGAATGAGACCGTGCTCATACCAAAGAATGAGAG CAGCAGTGAGCCCCCTCAAAGAGCACGCACCAGGCTAGATGAGATTCTGGGGCGTGGGACGTCCCCTCGCCTTCTGGAGCGCCCTccaacaggggagaggaaggaccCTCCGCAGCAGCAGCAGGAAAAGCAGAAGCATCATCAGGAGACCCCCACTACTAAAG ACCCCTTCCTAGAAGAAGACCTGACGTTTGGTTCCTATCAACCTACACTGGTCACTACACCTGAGGGACGACACTCACGCAGACAGTCGGTCAG ATTCTCCACTGAGGACAACAGTGCCTCTTCTCCTGAGAAGAAACCCAAACCCATCACCCCCACCACGCTCACCCCTACCTTTCCCCGGCCTGCTGCAGACTGGCTGGGGCTCTCACAGGATGATGATGAGCAGGAGGAAGAGCCCCCGCCTGTACCAGAACCCTTGAAGACCCCCTCTTCATCAGTGGGAAGCAAACCCTCCTCGTCTGGCAACCGCATTCCACAGCCATCGACAGAGACTCCAAACACCTCCTTCAAATCCCCCAAACCAGTAGGACCCAGTGTAGAGGTCTCTGGAAGCCAAAAGGACGAAGAGGATTGGCTATCAGGGGCATTGAGCAGGAAGAAGACTCAATCATCCACACAGTCAGAGGAAAAGAGGACAACCCAGGAAGACTTTCTGGGGTTTGGAGACGAGGTAGATCTGGAGTCGTTTCTCAG CAAACGTGGTTCTTCACCAGCTTCCAGGAGGAAAGATGCATCCACCCCCAACAAGGAACCAGG AGATTCTCCTCTGCCCAGGGAGCCCTCCCATAGACAGCCCAGCCCTACTGCTCACTCTACCCCAGTGAGAGAGGACCAGTTCAGGCCTG CTGTGTCTGCTAGAGTAGGCTTCTATCCTGACCAGACCCCAGACCCCTCTCCCCTGCCAACCTCTGCTACCATTAGCTTCCCCCTGCCCCAGCAATACCATCCACCAGCCCTGCAGGATCACACGGAGCCAGGATGGCCAAGTCAAGCAGAGCTGTCCTGTAACTACCCTGCCCAGCCATGGCAGTCTATGTCTGGCCCCATGCCCCATGCTATGATGCCTGGCTCTATGCGGT TGCCACAGCAAAGCCAGATGCAGAACACTGCACCTGTTGTCCAACCACAG GTGTCTCTTTCAGCCAACAGTTTGCAACAACTCTTACTACAACAGCAGCAG TTGGAGTCCCAGCTGCTGGGGTTAGGGGGAGCTGCGGATGTAGCTGGGctgcagagacagaagagagagactgagaagcAGAATGGACATCTAGCTTTACAGGCCCGCATCATCAAACTGGAGGGACAG GTGAGATCTCTACAGCAGGAGCTAGACCAGAACCAGATGTTGCTGGAGAGTGTTCAGCAGAGACACAAGCAGGACACTGAGCtcatggagaacacacacag GGCTCGTGTGAAGCTGCTTGACGATTCCGCGGCACAGCGAGAAGCACGGGCACGACAGGAATGCGAGGACCTAGCAGAGCGCCTAGCCACCGTCACACGTATAGCTGAACAGGAGCGTATGGAGCTGCAGGCAAAGCACCAGCGCAGACTGGCCCAAACCCAGCAGGACAGAGACCGAGAGGTGGAGCGACTCAGAGACCTACAGAG GAAGTCTATTTTAGAGATGAAGAAAGACCATGAGGATCAGGTCCAGAGGCTGAAGAGATTGAAGGATGAGGAGATTGATGCTGTGACCAGTGCCACATCACAAACCAG GTCCCTGACAGTGGTGATTGAGCAGATGGAGCATTTCTCCCACAGGCTGGGGGACCTTTCGTCTCGGGTGGAGAGCACCCATGAGAACACAGCCCAGGGGCTGGAGCAGGGGGCACGGCAGAGAGACGAACAGCTCCGAG TGATGCAGgaccgtctgggccagcagcagaGGGCCATGGCAGAGGAGAGAACAAGGCTCAAAGAAGTCATCGCCAAGATGGACACCCAGCTGGCTGAGCAGCAGAGGCAACTAGAGAAGGTCAGGAGTCACTCAGAG GAGCGCTGGAGAGTGAATGCAGAGCAGGCTAAGGCCGACTCATCTCAGAGAGGCCTGGACGAGGAGAGACGCTCTCTAACTCAGCACAttagcatggagagagaggagctggagaGGGCAAAA AGTGCCCTGTTGGAGGAGCAGCAGCAGGTAATGCAGCGctgtgcagaggagaggaggaagctgGCGGCTGAGTGGACCCAGTTCCACACCCAGGAGAAGCAGAGGCAGGACCGGGCAGAGCGGGAGGCCAGCCGGGCACTGGAGAGGGACGCCCACAGAGAGGGCTCCATCATCAGCATGGCACAG GAACAGGTGGACCTGAAGCTGCGTGCTGGGGAGCTAAAGCAGCATGAGGCAGCTGTAGCACGGGAGAGGGAGgctctggagagacagagggaggaactgGACAAGGAAAAGGAGAGGCTGAGTGGTACAGGCCTGCAGCTGAAGACACGTGCCCAGGAGGTAGAGGCCTTCAGCAAG CTGGCATCAGAAAAATATATTGAGGGGGAGAAGGCCCTACAGGAGTCCAGACATGTAGAGACTGAGCACCAGACCAGGCTGAGGAGCATCCACTCCCAGATGGAGAGactgagacagcaggagcagcACCTCCATCAGGTCAATAAGTGGGGGGTATACCAGCCAATCTCCCACCACACATCTGGAATGGTTCCA GAGAGAAGGAAGATGACTGAGCAGCTTAGAGAAATGGAGAGACTCAAGCACAGCCTTCCAATCACTCCTTTCCCTCAATCTATGGACCCTATATTCACAG AATTCAGACCAGTGTTGGCAGTACCTCAGATGGCCTCCACTAAGGCTGTTCGCCAGCCCTCGCCCCAGTTTTCTAGTCCGGATTCTACAGAGCTCCAGGCCAGATTGGCCTTGCTCAGGCACACAGCAGAGAAG GATCGTGACTTTCTGCAGGACGAGCAGTTCTTCCTGGACGCACTCAAGAAAGCACCTTACAATTCAGCCTTTCACACAGATTAA
- the LOC129833288 gene encoding fas-binding factor 1 homolog isoform X6 — MLQQRNLQAKQKKGQKSSIDDMLGDLLGDDDFPVKAKVPAREAGRLGPPLPSRSGKRSLLGDDDFFSKLAEEAEKDEGSDVSEADPTALLESMKDIDDMDADLFRSKKKPSSAPAQSKGSGIGGPTKNPPKSGNKLKGGEISDELHIEEKKPSSAPASTARGYQRFSFTDFDDPLADLLDDLPIENKNEPKITKKAPTEKSVLPPDSPIIKKKETASPAPVAKKRDELMFDDDEDDLMDALGFGESPKESPKKNETVLIPKNESSSEPPQRARTRLDEILGRGTSPRLLERPPTGERKDPPQQQQEKQKHHQETPTTKDPFLEEDLTFGSYQPTLVTTPEGRHSRRQSVRFSTEDNSASSPEKKPKPITPTTLTPTFPRPAADWLGLSQDDDEQEEEPPPVPEPLKTPSSSVGSKPSSSGNRIPQPSTETPNTSFKSPKPVGPSVEVSGSQKDEEDWLSGALSRKKTQSSTQSEEKRTTQEDFLGFGDEVDLESFLSKRGSSPASRRKDASTPNKEPGDSPLPREPSHRQPSPTAHSTPVREDQFRPAVSARVGFYPDQTPDPSPLPTSATISFPLPQQYHPPALQDHTEPGWPSQAELSCNYPAQPWQSMSGPMPHAMMPGSMRLPQQSQMQNTAPVVQPQVSLSANSLQQLLLQQQQLESQLLGLGGAADVAGLQRQKRETEKQNGHLALQARIIKLEGQVRSLQQELDQNQMLLESVQQRHKQDTELMENTHRARVKLLDDSAAQREARARQECEDLAERLATVTRIAEQERMELQAKHQRRLAQTQQDRDREVERLRDLQRKSILEMKKDHEDQVQRLKRLKDEEIDAVTSATSQTRSLTVVIEQMEHFSHRLGDLSSRVESTHENTAQGLEQGARQRDEQLRVMQDRLGQQQRAMAEERTRLKEVIAKMDTQLAEQQRQLEKVRSHSEERWRVNAEQAKADSSQRGLDEERRSLTQHISMEREELERAKSALLEEQQQVMQRCAEERRKLAAEWTQFHTQEKQRQDRAEREASRALERDAHREGSIISMAQEQVDLKLRAGELKQHEAAVAREREALERQREELDKEKERLSGTGLQLKTRAQEVEAFSKLASEKYIEGEKALQESRHVETEHQTRLRSIHSQMERLRQQEQHLHQVNKWGVYQPISHHTSGMVPERRKMTEQLREMERLKHSLPITPFPQSMDPIFTEFRPVLAVPQMASTKAVRQPSPQFSSPDSTELQARLALLRHTAEKDRDFLQDEQFFLDALKKAPYNSAFHTD; from the exons ATGCTACAACAGAGGAACCTGCAG GCTAAACAGAAGAAAGGACAGAAGA GTTCAATTGATGACATGTTAGGAGACCTGTTGGGAGATGATG ATTTCCCAGTGAAGGCCAAAGTTCCGGCCCGTGAAGCAGGCAGACTAGGACCTCCTCTACCATCACGCAGTGGAAAACG CTCACTATTGGGCGACGACGACTTCTTCAGCAAACTGGCTGAAGAAGCGGAAAAAGATGAG GGCTCTGATGTTTCTGAGGCTGATCCCACAGCCTTACTGGAGAGCATGAAG GACATAGATGATATGGACGCTGATCTCTTTAGATCAAAGAAAAAGCCCAGTTCAGCCCCAGCTCAGAGTAAAGGCTCCGGCATTGGAGGACCTACGAAAAATCCTCCTAAATCAGGAAACAAGTTAAAAGGAGGAGAAATCTCAGATGAGCTACACATTGAGGAGAAGAAGCCAAGTTCTGCTCCTGCATCGACAGCACGTGGCTACCAGAGGTTCAGTTTCACTG ACTTTGATGACCCTTTGGCTGACCTGTTAGATGATCTACCCATAGAAAACAAAAATGAGCCAAAAATCACCAAAAAAGCTCCTACAGAGAAATCAGTGCTGCCCCCAGACTCCCCTATCATAAAGAAAAAAGAAACAG CCTCACCAGCTCCAGTTGCAAAAAAGCGGGACGAGCTTAtgtttgatgatgatgaggatgacctAATGGATGcattggggtttggggagagtcCCAAAGAGAGCCCTAAGAAGAATGAGACCGTGCTCATACCAAAGAATGAGAG CAGCAGTGAGCCCCCTCAAAGAGCACGCACCAGGCTAGATGAGATTCTGGGGCGTGGGACGTCCCCTCGCCTTCTGGAGCGCCCTccaacaggggagaggaaggaccCTCCGCAGCAGCAGCAGGAAAAGCAGAAGCATCATCAGGAGACCCCCACTACTAAAG ACCCCTTCCTAGAAGAAGACCTGACGTTTGGTTCCTATCAACCTACACTGGTCACTACACCTGAGGGACGACACTCACGCAGACAGTCGGTCAG ATTCTCCACTGAGGACAACAGTGCCTCTTCTCCTGAGAAGAAACCCAAACCCATCACCCCCACCACGCTCACCCCTACCTTTCCCCGGCCTGCTGCAGACTGGCTGGGGCTCTCACAGGATGATGATGAGCAGGAGGAAGAGCCCCCGCCTGTACCAGAACCCTTGAAGACCCCCTCTTCATCAGTGGGAAGCAAACCCTCCTCGTCTGGCAACCGCATTCCACAGCCATCGACAGAGACTCCAAACACCTCCTTCAAATCCCCCAAACCAGTAGGACCCAGTGTAGAGGTCTCTGGAAGCCAAAAGGACGAAGAGGATTGGCTATCAGGGGCATTGAGCAGGAAGAAGACTCAATCATCCACACAGTCAGAGGAAAAGAGGACAACCCAGGAAGACTTTCTGGGGTTTGGAGACGAGGTAGATCTGGAGTCGTTTCTCAG CAAACGTGGTTCTTCACCAGCTTCCAGGAGGAAAGATGCATCCACCCCCAACAAGGAACCAGG AGATTCTCCTCTGCCCAGGGAGCCCTCCCATAGACAGCCCAGCCCTACTGCTCACTCTACCCCAGTGAGAGAGGACCAGTTCAGGCCTG CTGTGTCTGCTAGAGTAGGCTTCTATCCTGACCAGACCCCAGACCCCTCTCCCCTGCCAACCTCTGCTACCATTAGCTTCCCCCTGCCCCAGCAATACCATCCACCAGCCCTGCAGGATCACACGGAGCCAGGATGGCCAAGTCAAGCAGAGCTGTCCTGTAACTACCCTGCCCAGCCATGGCAGTCTATGTCTGGCCCCATGCCCCATGCTATGATGCCTGGCTCTATGCGGT TGCCACAGCAAAGCCAGATGCAGAACACTGCACCTGTTGTCCAACCACAG GTGTCTCTTTCAGCCAACAGTTTGCAACAACTCTTACTACAACAGCAGCAG TTGGAGTCCCAGCTGCTGGGGTTAGGGGGAGCTGCGGATGTAGCTGGGctgcagagacagaagagagagactgagaagcAGAATGGACATCTAGCTTTACAGGCCCGCATCATCAAACTGGAGGGACAG GTGAGATCTCTACAGCAGGAGCTAGACCAGAACCAGATGTTGCTGGAGAGTGTTCAGCAGAGACACAAGCAGGACACTGAGCtcatggagaacacacacag GGCTCGTGTGAAGCTGCTTGACGATTCCGCGGCACAGCGAGAAGCACGGGCACGACAGGAATGCGAGGACCTAGCAGAGCGCCTAGCCACCGTCACACGTATAGCTGAACAGGAGCGTATGGAGCTGCAGGCAAAGCACCAGCGCAGACTGGCCCAAACCCAGCAGGACAGAGACCGAGAGGTGGAGCGACTCAGAGACCTACAGAG GAAGTCTATTTTAGAGATGAAGAAAGACCATGAGGATCAGGTCCAGAGGCTGAAGAGATTGAAGGATGAGGAGATTGATGCTGTGACCAGTGCCACATCACAAACCAG GTCCCTGACAGTGGTGATTGAGCAGATGGAGCATTTCTCCCACAGGCTGGGGGACCTTTCGTCTCGGGTGGAGAGCACCCATGAGAACACAGCCCAGGGGCTGGAGCAGGGGGCACGGCAGAGAGACGAACAGCTCCGAG TGATGCAGgaccgtctgggccagcagcagaGGGCCATGGCAGAGGAGAGAACAAGGCTCAAAGAAGTCATCGCCAAGATGGACACCCAGCTGGCTGAGCAGCAGAGGCAACTAGAGAAGGTCAGGAGTCACTCAGAG GAGCGCTGGAGAGTGAATGCAGAGCAGGCTAAGGCCGACTCATCTCAGAGAGGCCTGGACGAGGAGAGACGCTCTCTAACTCAGCACAttagcatggagagagaggagctggagaGGGCAAAA AGTGCCCTGTTGGAGGAGCAGCAGCAGGTAATGCAGCGctgtgcagaggagaggaggaagctgGCGGCTGAGTGGACCCAGTTCCACACCCAGGAGAAGCAGAGGCAGGACCGGGCAGAGCGGGAGGCCAGCCGGGCACTGGAGAGGGACGCCCACAGAGAGGGCTCCATCATCAGCATGGCACAG GAACAGGTGGACCTGAAGCTGCGTGCTGGGGAGCTAAAGCAGCATGAGGCAGCTGTAGCACGGGAGAGGGAGgctctggagagacagagggaggaactgGACAAGGAAAAGGAGAGGCTGAGTGGTACAGGCCTGCAGCTGAAGACACGTGCCCAGGAGGTAGAGGCCTTCAGCAAG CTGGCATCAGAAAAATATATTGAGGGGGAGAAGGCCCTACAGGAGTCCAGACATGTAGAGACTGAGCACCAGACCAGGCTGAGGAGCATCCACTCCCAGATGGAGAGactgagacagcaggagcagcACCTCCATCAGGTCAATAAGTGGGGGGTATACCAGCCAATCTCCCACCACACATCTGGAATGGTTCCA GAGAGAAGGAAGATGACTGAGCAGCTTAGAGAAATGGAGAGACTCAAGCACAGCCTTCCAATCACTCCTTTCCCTCAATCTATGGACCCTATATTCACAG AATTCAGACCAGTGTTGGCAGTACCTCAGATGGCCTCCACTAAGGCTGTTCGCCAGCCCTCGCCCCAGTTTTCTAGTCCGGATTCTACAGAGCTCCAGGCCAGATTGGCCTTGCTCAGGCACACAGCAGAGAAG GATCGTGACTTTCTGCAGGACGAGCAGTTCTTCCTGGACGCACTCAAGAAAGCACCTTACAATTCAGCCTTTCACACAGATTAA